The Pseudanabaena galeata CCNP1313 genome includes a region encoding these proteins:
- the secD gene encoding protein translocase subunit SecD codes for MGKQSRLLAFVMAILIGAVYLIISNPPKLGLDLRGGAQLTLQAKVNPEQGINELTPRIMETAKFVVEQRINGLGVSEATILLAGNNQLIVQLPGVNDPAQAERVIGTTAQLDFRKQKKGTESELRARLQIQQAAIIQREVLKNSNDQKAIAENEAAYKKSIEDLKGIFERTGLTGNMLKDAVAAPTGSGPDSWQVALTFDDKGGELFAKTTGEIGGTGRVLGIFLDDKLISSPSVGPEHQGKGITGGRAVITGNFTLDTANELALQLRAGALPVPVEIVENRTVGATLGADSILSSIYAGVAGLLLVLIFMVIYYRILGVVADIALITYAIITFAVFSVLGVVLTLPGIAGFILSIGMAVDANVLIFERTREELKAGRTLYKSVEAGFYRAWSSILDSNVTTLIACGTLFWLGSGFVKGFAVTLGVGVLTSMFTAVTLSRSLMLAMISNPNFRKPEYYGMKAFGKISTTADLDAIAEKKASDKKNDNTTGAVL; via the coding sequence ATGGGTAAACAAAGTCGCCTGCTTGCCTTTGTAATGGCAATTTTAATAGGGGCTGTGTATCTAATCATCAGCAATCCGCCGAAGCTAGGCTTGGATTTACGAGGTGGCGCACAGCTTACACTCCAAGCTAAAGTCAATCCTGAACAAGGGATTAATGAACTTACGCCGCGCATCATGGAAACTGCCAAGTTTGTGGTGGAACAGCGCATTAATGGCTTAGGAGTCTCCGAAGCAACGATTTTGCTGGCTGGTAATAATCAACTGATTGTTCAGTTACCAGGGGTAAATGATCCTGCCCAAGCTGAGCGCGTCATTGGTACAACCGCTCAACTTGATTTTCGTAAGCAAAAGAAAGGTACGGAAAGTGAGCTAAGGGCAAGATTGCAAATCCAGCAGGCGGCGATAATTCAGCGTGAAGTCCTGAAAAATTCTAACGATCAAAAGGCGATCGCGGAAAATGAAGCAGCCTATAAGAAAAGTATTGAAGACTTGAAGGGAATTTTTGAGCGCACAGGTTTAACGGGAAATATGCTCAAAGATGCTGTAGCTGCGCCAACGGGAAGTGGACCTGATTCTTGGCAAGTGGCTCTGACCTTCGACGATAAAGGCGGTGAGCTATTTGCGAAAACCACTGGCGAAATCGGCGGTACTGGTCGCGTTTTAGGGATTTTTCTAGACGATAAATTAATTAGCTCTCCGTCAGTTGGTCCCGAACATCAGGGTAAAGGTATTACAGGCGGTCGAGCAGTCATCACTGGGAACTTCACCTTAGATACAGCTAATGAACTAGCCTTACAGTTACGTGCTGGTGCATTGCCTGTGCCTGTAGAAATAGTAGAAAACCGTACTGTTGGGGCAACTCTTGGAGCAGATAGTATTCTCAGCAGTATCTACGCAGGTGTTGCTGGATTATTGCTGGTATTAATCTTTATGGTGATTTATTACCGCATTTTGGGTGTAGTTGCGGATATTGCTCTGATTACCTATGCAATTATTACTTTTGCAGTATTTAGCGTGCTGGGTGTGGTGCTGACCTTACCAGGTATTGCAGGTTTTATTCTGAGTATCGGTATGGCTGTAGATGCGAACGTACTAATTTTTGAGCGCACTAGAGAAGAACTAAAAGCGGGACGTACACTTTATAAATCCGTTGAAGCAGGTTTTTATCGAGCTTGGTCAAGCATTCTGGATAGTAATGTGACCACTTTGATTGCTTGTGGGACTTTGTTCTGGCTGGGTTCGGGTTTTGTGAAGGGATTTGCGGTAACTCTTGGTGTGGGCGTGCTGACTAGCATGTTTACCGCAGTTACTTTAAGCCGATCGCTAATGCTCGCCATGATTAGTAATCCTAATTTCCGCAAGCCTGAATACTATGGCATGAAAGCTTTTGGCAAAATCTCCACAACTGCTGATCTAGATGCGATCGCTGAAAAGAAAGCAAGCGATAAGAAAAACGACAATACTACAGGTGCGGTGTTATGA
- a CDS encoding element excision factor XisI family protein, which produces MDTTLTYAEILKKTVNDATIHQPSIQAIKLYPVCDLESGQFVVLATGFDKQKWMDFVLFHARLIEKDNCDRQIIIEEDNFEEGLVNTLIEAGIKKEDIVTSLTSNSYSTGLQR; this is translated from the coding sequence ATGGATACAACACTAACTTATGCTGAAATACTTAAAAAGACCGTGAACGATGCAACCATTCATCAACCAAGCATACAAGCGATCAAACTATATCCTGTTTGTGATCTTGAGTCTGGTCAATTTGTTGTTCTTGCCACAGGTTTTGACAAACAAAAATGGATGGACTTTGTACTATTTCATGCGCGACTTATCGAAAAAGATAACTGCGATCGCCAAATCATCATCGAAGAAGATAACTTTGAGGAAGGATTAGTTAATACCCTCATCGAAGCAGGAATCAAAAAAGAAGATATCGTCACCAGTTTGACCTCTAATAGTTATTCTACTGGTTTACAAAGATGA
- a CDS encoding RNA recognition motif domain-containing protein yields the protein MTIYVGNLSYQAAKDDLTSVFSDYGTVKRVQLPTDQETGRVRGFAFVDMEDDAQEEAAIAALNEAEWMGRTLRVNKAKPRAERSNDRPRGRGYA from the coding sequence GTGACTATTTACGTTGGAAATTTGTCTTATCAAGCTGCTAAGGACGACTTAACAAGCGTCTTTTCAGACTACGGCACTGTAAAGCGTGTGCAATTGCCCACCGACCAAGAAACAGGTCGGGTTCGGGGTTTCGCCTTCGTGGACATGGAGGACGATGCTCAGGAAGAAGCGGCGATCGCGGCGCTAAACGAAGCTGAATGGATGGGACGAACCCTTCGCGTTAATAAGGCTAAGCCTCGTGCTGAGCGTAGTAACGATCGCCCTAGGGGTCGTGGTTACGCCTAA
- a CDS encoding undecaprenyl-diphosphate phosphatase, with protein sequence MEYWQAFILGIVQGLTEFLPISSTAHLKVVPAIFGWQDSGISFDAVIQLGSIAAVVGYFWKDLSNITLGSIKAVRSQNYKSQEFKLAVAIALGTLPILLVGLLIKILVPDYDKSPLRSLTAIAIASIVMSSLLALAEILGQRQTKEKRHFQRVRVIDGILMGLAQAMAIIPGVSRSGSTLTAGLFLGLDRVAATRFSFLLGIPAITIGGVVEFISIAKKGFGGDIGAGQLAIGLFSSVIFSYLAIAWLLKFFQTHTTWVFVGYRLIFGALLLTAVGVGWLK encoded by the coding sequence ATGGAATACTGGCAAGCTTTTATATTGGGGATCGTGCAGGGACTAACTGAGTTTCTACCGATTAGTAGTACGGCTCATCTGAAGGTAGTTCCTGCAATTTTTGGTTGGCAAGATTCGGGTATATCCTTTGATGCGGTAATTCAGCTTGGTAGTATTGCGGCGGTGGTTGGCTATTTCTGGAAAGATCTCAGTAATATTACGTTAGGTAGTATCAAGGCTGTCCGATCGCAAAATTACAAGTCCCAAGAATTTAAATTAGCCGTGGCGATCGCCTTAGGGACATTGCCAATATTGCTAGTCGGATTGCTGATTAAAATTTTAGTCCCAGATTATGACAAATCGCCTTTGCGGAGTTTGACAGCGATCGCGATCGCCTCAATTGTGATGTCGAGTTTACTAGCTCTCGCGGAAATCTTGGGACAACGCCAAACCAAAGAAAAGCGTCATTTTCAAAGAGTGCGAGTAATTGACGGGATTTTAATGGGTTTAGCGCAGGCTATGGCGATTATTCCGGGGGTGTCGCGATCTGGCTCGACCTTAACCGCAGGATTGTTTTTAGGTTTAGATCGGGTTGCGGCAACCCGATTTTCGTTTTTGCTAGGTATTCCAGCGATTACGATTGGCGGAGTCGTGGAATTTATCAGTATTGCCAAGAAAGGTTTTGGAGGAGATATTGGGGCAGGACAACTGGCGATCGGGCTATTCTCATCGGTTATTTTTTCGTACTTAGCGATCGCATGGTTGCTAAAGTTTTTCCAAACCCATACGACTTGGGTGTTTGTCGGCTATCGCTTGATTTTTGGAGCATTGTTACTCACGGCTGTCGGCGTAGGTTGGCTCAAATAA
- the rpmA gene encoding 50S ribosomal protein L27, which translates to MAHKKGTGSTRNGRDSNAKRLGVKRYGGQVVKAGSILVRQRGTKFHPGNNVGRGSDDTLYATVDGVVTFERFGKTRKKISVYAPVAVEVAEAEVA; encoded by the coding sequence ATGGCACATAAGAAGGGTACAGGTAGTACAAGAAACGGTCGTGACTCTAATGCTAAGCGCCTCGGTGTAAAGCGTTACGGCGGTCAAGTCGTTAAGGCTGGTAGCATCTTAGTCCGTCAACGCGGTACTAAGTTTCACCCAGGCAACAACGTTGGTCGTGGTAGCGATGACACATTGTACGCAACCGTTGATGGTGTTGTGACTTTTGAGCGCTTTGGCAAAACTCGTAAGAAAATTAGCGTTTATGCACCTGTAGCTGTAGAAGTTGCAGAAGCAGAAGTTGCTTAA
- a CDS encoding ABC transporter permease produces MSKYLNALKLFWSTAIAAELEYRINFAIAALSSIGNLAGSLFGLFLFYRTGYTFAGWRWEEAIVVLGIFTILEGFSSTFLAPNLSKIVDHVQSGTLDFVLLKPISSQFWLSARAISPWGFPNLIFGCGILLYAGNKLGLSLSNYLWGLIPLTFGFLSLYSIWFILGATSIWFVKIYNVTEVLRGLMEAGRYPMAAYPASYRFFFTFVVPITFLTTVPAETLLGRGEPMWIMGSMFLAIGLLFVSNRFWRFALRFYTSASS; encoded by the coding sequence ATGAGTAAATATCTCAACGCATTAAAACTATTCTGGTCAACGGCGATCGCCGCCGAACTCGAATATCGGATTAACTTTGCGATCGCGGCTCTAAGCAGTATTGGCAATTTGGCGGGAAGTTTGTTTGGGCTGTTTTTGTTTTATCGTACTGGTTATACGTTTGCAGGGTGGCGCTGGGAAGAAGCGATCGTGGTGCTGGGTATATTCACAATCTTAGAAGGGTTTTCGAGTACTTTTCTTGCGCCGAACTTAAGCAAAATTGTTGATCATGTTCAGAGTGGCACATTAGATTTTGTCCTTTTAAAACCGATTAGCAGTCAGTTTTGGCTGTCAGCAAGAGCTATATCCCCTTGGGGATTCCCAAATTTAATCTTTGGTTGTGGCATCTTGCTCTATGCAGGTAACAAACTAGGATTAAGTCTGAGCAATTATCTCTGGGGCTTAATTCCGCTAACTTTTGGTTTCCTTAGTCTCTACAGTATTTGGTTCATCCTTGGCGCAACTAGCATCTGGTTTGTAAAAATTTATAACGTTACCGAAGTTTTACGCGGCTTAATGGAAGCGGGTCGATATCCGATGGCAGCCTATCCCGCATCCTATCGCTTCTTTTTTACTTTTGTTGTACCGATCACCTTTTTAACCACTGTTCCTGCCGAAACCCTTTTAGGGAGAGGAGAACCAATGTGGATTATGGGTTCTATGTTTTTAGCGATCGGCTTACTCTTTGTTTCAAATCGTTTTTGGCGCTTTGCCCTACGTTTTTACACTAGTGCCTCTAGCTAA
- a CDS encoding response regulator: protein MDTSGNLDSSSSSFNILLAEDNPVNQKVAKRVLTHLGYQADVVNNGEEAIRAIADKSYDLILMDIQMPEMDGLEATKYIRKQESERQLPPVAIVAMTANATDDDQHLCRDAGMSGYISKPIQIEKLKNLLQQYESLKTQK, encoded by the coding sequence ATGGATACTTCAGGAAATCTCGACTCATCTTCATCTAGTTTCAACATATTGTTAGCCGAAGATAACCCTGTCAATCAGAAAGTTGCTAAACGGGTACTAACTCACTTGGGTTACCAAGCGGATGTAGTTAATAACGGTGAGGAAGCAATTAGGGCGATCGCTGATAAATCCTACGATCTGATCTTGATGGATATTCAAATGCCTGAAATGGACGGATTAGAGGCAACTAAGTATATTCGTAAGCAGGAATCAGAACGCCAACTCCCTCCAGTAGCGATCGTGGCGATGACCGCAAATGCTACCGATGATGATCAACATCTCTGTCGTGATGCAGGGATGAGTGGCTACATTAGCAAACCAATTCAAATCGAAAAGCTCAAAAACCTTTTGCAGCAATACGAATCCTTAAAAACACAAAAATAG
- the rplU gene encoding 50S ribosomal protein L21, with protein sequence MSYAIIETGGKQYRVEVGRFYDVELLEAEEDSKLTIDKVLFVNMDGDISIGQPIVDSASVEVTVMRHHKAKKVIVYKMRPKKKTRRKNGHRQPLTRIMVEAINLSGTAA encoded by the coding sequence ATGAGTTACGCAATCATTGAAACAGGCGGTAAGCAATATCGCGTCGAAGTCGGCAGATTTTATGACGTTGAGCTACTAGAAGCCGAAGAAGACAGTAAATTGACCATTGATAAAGTTTTGTTTGTCAATATGGATGGCGATATTTCCATCGGTCAGCCCATCGTTGATAGCGCTAGCGTAGAAGTTACCGTAATGCGCCATCACAAGGCGAAAAAAGTAATCGTTTACAAAATGCGTCCTAAAAAGAAAACCCGCAGAAAGAATGGTCACCGTCAGCCATTGACTAGAATTATGGTTGAGGCAATCAATCTTAGTGGTACAGCCGCTTAA
- a CDS encoding Uma2 family endonuclease, whose amino-acid sequence MTITTSRKLTFDEYLTYDDGTDKRYEFNDGELVEVPPPIGLHERIVAFLFFFLALTIKQKSHPYCVRANGVEIWTGNRTRRPDLCVLSKQQEFDILRKAAILFTPPLLVIEVVNPDYRNVDRQEKLNEYQSIGIFEYWIVDASLDLVSVLLMINGTYQETVFHLGDQIISPTFADLQLTVDDVLNADI is encoded by the coding sequence ATGACTATAACTACAAGTCGTAAGCTTACATTTGACGAATATCTAACCTATGATGATGGTACTGATAAAAGGTATGAATTTAATGATGGAGAGTTAGTAGAAGTGCCACCGCCAATAGGATTACATGAAAGAATTGTTGCTTTCTTGTTTTTCTTTTTAGCTCTCACCATTAAACAAAAATCTCATCCTTATTGTGTTCGCGCCAATGGAGTCGAAATTTGGACGGGTAACCGCACGCGCCGCCCTGATCTATGTGTGTTGAGCAAACAACAAGAATTCGATATTTTAAGAAAAGCAGCTATCCTATTTACTCCACCCTTATTAGTGATTGAGGTTGTTAATCCAGACTACCGTAATGTCGATCGCCAAGAAAAACTAAACGAATATCAAAGTATTGGCATATTTGAGTATTGGATTGTTGATGCATCTCTGGACTTAGTTTCGGTCTTATTGATGATCAATGGAACTTATCAAGAAACTGTTTTTCATTTAGGAGATCAAATTATCTCACCGACATTTGCGGATCTCCAGCTTACAGTTGATGACGTATTGAATGCAGATATATGA
- a CDS encoding photosystem II protein Y, whose product MDWRVLVVLGPIVLVAAWAAFNLGRAVIKGEASLFGKQGNNPFQ is encoded by the coding sequence ATGGATTGGAGAGTATTAGTCGTATTAGGACCTATCGTTCTAGTAGCTGCTTGGGCAGCTTTTAACCTCGGCAGAGCCGTAATCAAGGGTGAAGCTTCCCTATTTGGTAAGCAAGGCAACAACCCATTTCAATAA
- a CDS encoding photosystem I assembly protein Ycf3, whose product MPRSQRNDNFVDQTFTVIADTILKLFPASQKEKEAFAYYRDGMSAQGDGEYAEALANYEEALKLEENSYDRSYVYYNMGLIHASNGDHDKALEFYEQAIDLNPRMPQALNNVAVIYHHKGENAQDEEQAEEYFNTAADHWVRAIRLAPNNYIEAQNWLKTTGRADINLFF is encoded by the coding sequence ATGCCTAGATCGCAACGTAATGACAACTTCGTCGATCAAACCTTTACCGTTATTGCCGACACGATTCTAAAACTCTTTCCTGCTAGTCAGAAAGAAAAAGAAGCATTTGCTTACTACCGTGATGGAATGTCGGCTCAAGGTGATGGCGAATATGCCGAAGCATTAGCTAACTATGAAGAAGCGCTCAAGCTTGAAGAAAATTCCTACGATCGCAGCTACGTGTATTACAACATGGGCTTGATTCATGCCAGCAATGGCGATCATGACAAGGCTCTAGAGTTTTATGAACAGGCGATCGACCTTAATCCACGAATGCCTCAAGCTCTCAACAACGTAGCCGTGATTTATCACCACAAGGGCGAAAATGCTCAAGACGAAGAACAAGCCGAAGAATATTTCAACACTGCTGCTGACCATTGGGTAAGAGCGATTCGTCTTGCCCCTAACAACTATATCGAAGCCCAAAACTGGCTAAAAACTACTGGTAGAGCCGACATTAACTTATTCTTCTAG
- a CDS encoding citrate synthase: protein MAIGEYKPGLEGVPATQSNISYVDGKAGLLEYRGIRIEDLCKHSHFLETSYLLIFGELPKATELEEFEHDLTHRRRIKYRIRDMIKSFPDNAHPMDALQTSVAALGMFYPLGNFHDADYIYQATVRLLAKVPTMVAAFHMMRQGNDPVMPRDDLDYASNFLYMLNEQVPDPLAAHIFDVCLTLHAEHTVNASTFAALVTASTLTDPYAVMTSAIGTLAGPLHGGANEQVMMMLEEIGSVENVTPYLERKIERKEKLMGFGHRIYKVKDPRAIVLQDLVHKMFDEFGHDPYYDIALELEKQAFEKLASKGIHPNVDFYSGLVYKKLGIPSNLFTTIFAIARVPGWLAHWKEQLSDNRLFRPTQVYTGLHDVTYKPISDR, encoded by the coding sequence ATGGCGATCGGAGAATATAAGCCTGGTTTAGAAGGGGTTCCTGCAACCCAGTCAAATATAAGTTATGTTGATGGGAAAGCAGGTTTGCTTGAATATCGAGGTATCCGCATTGAGGATCTTTGCAAGCATAGTCATTTTCTGGAAACCAGCTACTTACTAATCTTCGGTGAATTGCCAAAAGCTACGGAACTAGAAGAATTTGAGCATGATCTCACCCATAGAAGAAGAATCAAGTATCGCATTCGCGACATGATTAAGTCATTTCCCGATAATGCTCATCCGATGGATGCACTCCAAACAAGTGTCGCTGCATTAGGGATGTTCTATCCTTTGGGTAATTTCCATGATGCAGACTACATTTATCAAGCGACAGTAAGACTGCTAGCAAAAGTGCCAACGATGGTGGCGGCTTTTCATATGATGCGTCAGGGTAATGATCCTGTGATGCCCCGTGATGATTTGGACTATGCGTCTAATTTTCTCTACATGTTAAATGAGCAGGTTCCCGATCCTCTCGCGGCTCATATTTTCGATGTGTGTCTCACTCTTCACGCCGAGCATACAGTTAATGCATCTACCTTTGCCGCATTGGTAACCGCTTCGACGCTGACCGATCCCTATGCGGTGATGACTTCGGCGATCGGGACTTTGGCTGGTCCTTTGCATGGCGGCGCAAATGAGCAAGTAATGATGATGCTCGAAGAAATTGGCTCAGTTGAAAATGTGACACCTTACCTTGAGCGCAAAATTGAGCGTAAGGAGAAGTTAATGGGCTTTGGACATCGGATTTATAAGGTCAAAGATCCCCGTGCGATCGTTTTACAGGACTTAGTACATAAAATGTTCGACGAGTTCGGTCATGATCCTTACTATGACATTGCCCTAGAATTAGAAAAGCAAGCCTTTGAGAAGCTAGCTAGTAAGGGAATTCATCCGAATGTGGATTTCTATTCAGGATTGGTTTACAAAAAGTTGGGTATTCCTAGTAATTTGTTTACGACTATTTTCGCGATCGCCCGTGTCCCTGGTTGGCTAGCCCATTGGAAGGAACAGCTTTCCGATAATCGTCTTTTCCGTCCAACGCAGGTTTATACAGGATTGCATGATGTAACTTATAAGCCAATTAGCGATCGTTAA
- the gatC gene encoding Asp-tRNA(Asn)/Glu-tRNA(Gln) amidotransferase subunit GatC produces MIDREQVRHVAHLGRLQLTEAEEISFTKQLDSILDYFQQLNELDPLLEGVEPTTRAVNTVNITRPDLLQPFTDRETLLNCAPDREEDFFRVPQIMG; encoded by the coding sequence ATGATCGATAGAGAACAAGTTCGTCACGTTGCCCATTTAGGACGCTTGCAATTAACTGAAGCTGAAGAAATTTCTTTTACTAAGCAACTAGATAGTATTCTCGACTATTTCCAACAGCTAAATGAACTCGATCCTTTACTAGAAGGAGTAGAACCCACAACTAGAGCGGTTAATACCGTCAATATTACTCGCCCCGATCTATTGCAACCCTTTACTGATCGCGAGACCTTACTCAATTGCGCTCCCGATCGCGAAGAAGACTTTTTCCGCGTACCGCAGATTATGGGTTAA
- a CDS encoding Uma2 family endonuclease — protein MVLAATKRYTASEYLALEEKAEFKSEFINGEIISMAGASANHNILTGKFHALLLLALEDLEYSVFMSDMRLWIPEYNRYTYPDVMVVAGEPVFVDQKQMEVTNPCLIVEILSNSTQTYDHDSKFRQYRSIPTFQEYILVCQHGYEVDHYVKESENRWVLMTHKGKEAVIKLTSMHLEIRLQDLYKRVKFD, from the coding sequence ATGGTTTTAGCAGCTACAAAGCGATATACCGCATCAGAATATTTAGCCTTAGAAGAAAAAGCGGAATTTAAGAGTGAATTTATTAATGGAGAAATTATTTCTATGGCAGGCGCTTCTGCAAATCACAATATTCTGACAGGTAAGTTTCACGCTCTTCTTTTGTTAGCTTTGGAAGATCTAGAATATTCAGTCTTCATGAGCGATATGCGGCTATGGATACCTGAATATAATCGTTATACCTATCCTGATGTGATGGTTGTCGCAGGTGAACCAGTTTTTGTTGATCAAAAACAGATGGAAGTTACTAATCCCTGTTTGATTGTGGAAATTCTATCCAACTCCACCCAAACCTATGATCATGATAGTAAATTTCGTCAATATCGCTCTATTCCTACTTTTCAGGAATATATTTTAGTTTGTCAACATGGCTATGAAGTTGATCACTACGTCAAGGAGTCAGAGAATAGATGGGTATTGATGACCCATAAGGGAAAAGAAGCTGTAATTAAATTGACATCAATGCATTTAGAGATCAGGTTACAAGATTTGTACAAGCGCGTGAAATTTGATTAA
- the secF gene encoding protein translocase subunit SecF — translation MRLDVIKNARLYVSISSVVILAGLVAMVISFQQLGSPLRLGIDFTGGSSITLGLACDSTNNCGKKIDVGVVRQAIESKGFANSVIQSVEGKDLKGISVRTARLTTEQRENLRSILADTLKQYGEIDAKKSQIDEVGPSIGQQALSNGLLALAISFAGIGIFLAFRFQLDYASFAIIALFHDIFVTAGIFSILGLTLGVEIDSLFIVAMLTICGFSVNDTVVIYDRIRENVKIDAGATKFNELVNASINQTLGRSMNTTLTSTLPLIAIFLFGGATLRFFSLALIIGFLSGVYSSIFNASIFLAWWRSRQTPKISQQPLESN, via the coding sequence ATGAGATTAGACGTAATTAAGAATGCTCGCCTTTATGTTTCCATTTCCTCTGTCGTAATCTTGGCAGGGCTGGTGGCGATGGTGATTTCTTTTCAGCAGCTAGGATCACCTTTACGATTGGGCATCGACTTTACTGGTGGTTCGAGTATTACCCTTGGCTTAGCCTGTGATAGTACCAATAACTGCGGTAAGAAAATAGATGTCGGTGTGGTGCGTCAAGCGATCGAGAGTAAAGGCTTTGCCAATAGCGTGATCCAATCAGTTGAAGGCAAAGATCTTAAAGGTATATCCGTAAGAACGGCGCGACTAACCACAGAGCAACGCGAAAATTTGCGCTCAATACTTGCTGATACTTTGAAGCAATATGGTGAGATCGATGCTAAAAAATCTCAGATTGATGAAGTGGGTCCCTCAATCGGTCAGCAAGCTCTGAGCAATGGTTTACTAGCCTTGGCAATTTCCTTCGCGGGAATTGGTATTTTTCTGGCATTTCGATTTCAACTTGATTATGCAAGTTTTGCTATCATTGCGCTGTTCCACGATATTTTCGTCACCGCAGGTATCTTTTCGATCCTTGGTTTGACGCTAGGGGTGGAGATCGACAGCCTTTTTATCGTGGCGATGTTAACTATTTGCGGATTCTCAGTGAATGACACTGTCGTAATTTACGATCGCATCCGCGAAAATGTGAAGATCGATGCAGGGGCAACTAAGTTTAACGAGCTAGTCAATGCTTCAATCAATCAAACCTTAGGGCGATCGATGAATACCACCCTAACTTCTACTTTGCCCTTGATTGCTATCTTCTTATTTGGTGGAGCAACTCTGAGATTCTTCTCTTTAGCTTTGATTATTGGGTTTTTATCGGGAGTTTATTCCAGCATTTTCAATGCCAGTATTTTCCTAGCATGGTGGCGTAGTCGCCAGACTCCAAAAATTAGTCAACAGCCACTAGAGTCAAACTAA